A window of Candidatus Xiphinematobacter sp. Idaho Grape contains these coding sequences:
- a CDS encoding EscS/YscS/HrcS family type III secretion system export apparatus protein, translated as MNQDTAVYLTSKALMLVLTVSSPPILVTVILGVSVALFQALTQIQDQSLPYAIKLFATVLVLIYAMNMIFSDLIHFAAFSFQNFSGLIRPNN; from the coding sequence ATGAACCAGGACACGGCAGTCTATCTTACTTCCAAAGCACTGATGTTAGTACTAACAGTATCCTCACCACCTATCCTCGTAACAGTTATTTTGGGAGTTAGTGTAGCATTATTCCAGGCCTTAACACAGATTCAGGATCAAAGCCTCCCATATGCTATCAAATTATTTGCTACTGTATTAGTACTTATCTATGCCATGAATATGATATTCAGTGATCTCATTCATTTTGCTGCCTTTTCGTTTCAAAATTTTTCTGGTTTGATTAGGCCGAATAACTGA
- the sctR gene encoding type III secretion system export apparatus subunit SctR, giving the protein MTLSFPNPSQIILVLVGASLLPYLAVLVTSFTKIIVVLGILRNALGLQSTPPNIALNGIAIILSLFIMQPVCLKTWDLLKQQHIDWSTATLQEMEVAWKDISPPAIQFLKKNSQLEMRRFFMDIARRSWPRDQYNKLDESSLLILVPAFVVTELTAAFQIGFIIYLPFLVVDLVVSNILLALGIIMISPTAISLPFKLLLFIFVDGWTRLLDGLVMTYRL; this is encoded by the coding sequence ATGACTCTTAGCTTTCCTAATCCCTCTCAGATTATCCTGGTGTTAGTAGGAGCTTCCCTCTTGCCATATCTGGCGGTGTTGGTGACCTCATTTACAAAGATCATTGTAGTACTGGGGATCTTAAGAAACGCGTTGGGTCTTCAGTCCACACCACCTAACATAGCACTAAATGGAATCGCCATAATTCTTTCTCTTTTCATCATGCAGCCAGTCTGCTTGAAAACATGGGACCTCCTTAAGCAACAACATATCGACTGGTCCACAGCAACCCTTCAGGAGATGGAGGTAGCCTGGAAAGATATTAGCCCACCTGCCATTCAGTTTCTCAAAAAAAATAGCCAGTTGGAAATGCGGCGTTTCTTTATGGATATTGCACGCAGGAGCTGGCCGAGAGATCAGTATAACAAGCTTGATGAAAGTAGTCTTCTTATTCTTGTCCCTGCCTTTGTAGTTACAGAGCTAACTGCTGCATTCCAGATCGGGTTTATCATCTACTTACCTTTTCTTGTCGTCGATCTAGTCGTTTCTAATATCTTGCTTGCACTAGGGATTATCATGATTTCTCCTACGGCAATCTCGCTTCCTTTTAAGTTATTGCTCTTTATCTTCGTGGATGGCTGGACACGTCTCCTGGATGGCCTAGTAATGACCTATCGCCTGTGA
- a CDS encoding FliM/FliN family flagellar motor switch protein, with protein MREQFKPRQISPTEIRVWENLVSSQYQLKISTLGRKWRFRFLLETLPIPKSAVIATICLGDCFGTIQCKLLPTRWLREILRGPSVETLVEPFRSAVVAVLLQDFFSKLSEVSQLPIRLIESPPLLEEGALFTLYWEMANDYDEPEIIGSLTAEEGLITQVQAVATTWPVVPRKLPESLKISADVLVGFLSLSQGECSCLEVGDILLIGPVERWRQGNFLLRVFQGRQPGLLIPINPTHSNNEEIPPLMRYSEKYSKSDKDDLGPEALNYQTPNNEVRTPTTAREAQWLDDAEVTLEFSLGRQNISLGELRRMGQGHYFPIHARADCLVNILLQGKSIGRGELIQVGEEVGILVREFGFEKANPTSQTSAVATMSEEASQATMSEEESVTRE; from the coding sequence ATGAGGGAGCAGTTTAAACCCAGGCAAATTTCTCCCACTGAGATACGGGTGTGGGAAAATTTGGTTTCATCCCAATACCAGTTGAAAATATCTACTTTGGGCAGGAAGTGGAGGTTTCGTTTTCTCTTAGAAACGCTGCCAATACCCAAAAGCGCCGTTATAGCCACTATCTGTCTAGGTGATTGCTTTGGCACTATTCAATGTAAGCTGTTGCCAACAAGATGGTTACGCGAGATACTGCGTGGCCCGAGTGTGGAAACTCTTGTAGAGCCGTTTCGTTCAGCTGTAGTAGCGGTGTTGTTGCAGGACTTCTTCTCAAAACTTTCTGAAGTAAGCCAACTCCCCATTCGGCTCATTGAGTCCCCTCCCCTCCTAGAGGAGGGAGCATTGTTTACACTTTATTGGGAAATGGCCAACGATTATGATGAGCCAGAAATCATAGGCAGCTTAACTGCGGAAGAAGGGCTAATCACTCAGGTACAGGCTGTCGCTACTACCTGGCCGGTGGTGCCTAGAAAATTGCCAGAGTCTTTAAAAATATCTGCAGACGTGTTAGTTGGTTTTCTCTCTCTCTCGCAGGGAGAGTGTAGTTGCTTGGAAGTAGGAGATATTTTATTGATAGGGCCAGTGGAACGTTGGAGACAGGGAAATTTTTTGCTCCGCGTCTTTCAAGGAAGACAACCTGGATTGTTAATACCAATAAATCCCACCCATTCTAACAACGAGGAAATTCCTCCTTTAATGAGATACTCAGAAAAATACAGCAAAAGCGACAAAGATGATTTAGGGCCTGAAGCGCTAAACTATCAAACACCTAATAATGAGGTTAGAACTCCCACAACAGCCCGTGAGGCTCAGTGGTTGGATGATGCAGAGGTAACGCTTGAGTTCAGTCTGGGGCGTCAGAATATTAGCCTGGGGGAACTAAGGCGTATGGGCCAAGGACATTATTTCCCTATCCACGCGCGGGCAGATTGTTTAGTCAATATCTTGCTGCAAGGGAAAAGCATTGGGCGAGGGGAATTAATCCAAGTAGGAGAAGAGGTAGGGATTTTAGTACGGGAATTCGGATTCGAAAAAGCCAATCCTACTTCTCAGACAAGCGCAGTAGCCACTATGTCCGAGGAAGCTTCTCAGGCTACTATGTCCGAGGAAGAGAGTGTAACTAGAGAATAA
- the sctN gene encoding type III secretion system ATPase SctN produces MSTEAQSTYQKAAPPYQGISPNWIAPIRRSLQTVRSRPLRGRITAVIGMLVKAVLYGVRIGELCELRRRHSTTPILAEVVGFTSDEVLLMPLGDPGGLSPETEVIPSGKTHEVAVGEGLLGRVLDGLGNFMDNGKAEFIPEAVYPANGKPPSPLSRQLVSRPICLGVRAIDSLLTCGEGQRMGIFAAAGVGKSALLAQLLRNTDADVVVLALIGERGREVREFLEMVLTEDTRDRTVAVVSTSDRPPLEWIKSAYVATTIAEYFRDQGKRILLLVDSLTRFARAQRLVGLTCGEPPARRGFPPSVFSVLPQLLERAGNAKVGSITALYTILVEGDDMNEPVADEVRSLLDGHIVLSRTLAAANHFPAISVLDSVSRVMTNIIDSKQASAAGRVRELMAKYEEAELLLKIGEYKEGVDSLTDEAIAKRDKISSFLQQKFEDFFSYQESIHQLEELAQR; encoded by the coding sequence ATGAGTACCGAGGCTCAGTCCACTTATCAAAAGGCAGCCCCCCCTTACCAGGGCATATCTCCGAACTGGATTGCTCCTATTCGTAGGTCGCTGCAAACTGTGCGTTCACGGCCACTGCGTGGTCGGATTACAGCAGTGATTGGCATGCTCGTTAAGGCAGTTCTTTATGGAGTCAGGATCGGGGAACTCTGTGAATTACGCAGACGGCATTCCACTACTCCTATCCTAGCAGAAGTAGTTGGATTTACGAGCGACGAAGTACTCCTTATGCCCCTCGGAGATCCAGGTGGACTCTCTCCAGAAACAGAAGTTATCCCAAGTGGAAAAACACACGAGGTGGCTGTAGGAGAGGGACTTCTGGGCCGTGTCCTAGATGGGCTTGGCAACTTCATGGATAATGGAAAGGCTGAGTTTATACCTGAAGCGGTCTATCCAGCTAATGGAAAGCCTCCCTCTCCACTGTCTAGACAGCTGGTATCACGCCCGATTTGTCTAGGAGTACGTGCCATTGATTCGCTTCTTACTTGCGGGGAGGGACAGCGAATGGGTATCTTCGCAGCGGCAGGGGTGGGGAAAAGCGCTTTATTGGCACAGCTTCTGCGGAACACTGATGCTGATGTTGTGGTTCTTGCTCTCATTGGAGAACGTGGGCGCGAGGTGCGTGAGTTTTTGGAAATGGTTTTGACTGAGGACACAAGAGACCGCACAGTGGCTGTCGTGAGCACTTCGGACCGTCCTCCCTTGGAGTGGATCAAGTCAGCTTACGTTGCCACGACCATTGCAGAGTACTTTCGAGATCAAGGGAAACGCATCCTACTGTTAGTCGACTCCCTAACACGGTTCGCACGTGCCCAGCGGTTGGTTGGATTAACTTGTGGGGAGCCTCCAGCCCGACGTGGGTTTCCGCCTTCGGTATTTTCCGTTCTCCCGCAGCTCTTGGAGCGTGCTGGTAATGCCAAGGTTGGTTCCATTACTGCACTTTATACTATCCTTGTGGAGGGGGATGATATGAATGAGCCGGTTGCGGACGAAGTTAGGTCCCTACTGGACGGGCATATTGTCCTTTCAAGAACTCTAGCAGCAGCAAATCATTTTCCCGCTATATCTGTATTGGACAGCGTTAGCCGCGTAATGACCAATATCATAGATTCTAAACAGGCAAGCGCTGCAGGACGAGTGCGAGAGCTAATGGCCAAATATGAGGAGGCTGAGCTCCTATTAAAAATCGGAGAGTATAAGGAGGGAGTAGACAGTCTAACTGATGAAGCCATCGCGAAAAGAGATAAGATCAGTAGCTTTCTTCAGCAAAAGTTTGAAGATTTCTTTAGCTATCAAGAGAGCATTCACCAGCTAGAAGAATTGGCGCAACGATGA
- the sctL gene encoding type III secretion system stator protein SctL, with translation MHQQGKILKASSYRVVSSAIELLEAAKTEAQKRRQEAEIEWGLQQRLGYQQGSERARREAIRHHWTVIANTLEYLNTLQEQMVETIVEAVRVLIQTTPAAERVLHLATAAVERLRQQSWIVLCVHPEDIDGVNILLEGWKKIFLPRQMRVETRSSEEVGRGNCVLESPIGRIDASLEAQLQVVQEHMREAL, from the coding sequence ATGCATCAACAAGGAAAAATTCTCAAGGCTTCCTCCTACAGAGTTGTTTCTTCAGCCATAGAATTATTAGAGGCTGCAAAGACTGAAGCACAAAAAAGACGACAGGAAGCAGAAATTGAGTGGGGGCTTCAACAGAGACTTGGCTACCAGCAAGGTAGTGAAAGGGCACGCCGAGAAGCAATTCGTCATCATTGGACTGTCATTGCAAACACACTGGAGTACCTCAACACTCTCCAGGAGCAGATGGTGGAGACCATCGTGGAAGCCGTTCGAGTCCTCATTCAGACGACACCAGCTGCGGAACGTGTTTTACATCTTGCAACGGCGGCAGTCGAGCGACTCCGACAGCAATCGTGGATAGTTCTCTGTGTACATCCAGAAGACATCGACGGCGTTAACATCCTACTAGAGGGCTGGAAGAAAATCTTCTTACCCAGGCAAATGCGTGTGGAAACACGCTCCTCTGAAGAGGTTGGAAGGGGGAATTGTGTCCTTGAATCCCCCATAGGAAGAATCGATGCCTCCCTGGAGGCGCAGCTCCAGGTCGTCCAGGAGCACATGCGAGAGGCATTATGA
- a CDS encoding SctK family type III secretion system sorting platform protein, which yields MYSDLRFPELVSPEENWDSIARAWLQETVPPREIRQWVNFHSHPTLQMHPEKWGSTVSEWRDPILGCPWAQAYVDEHFRGLWDWKGRVWTSLESPLMQLAISDPSFLSRIAAFAGALVAVKEIRKAVDRKTVLELRKGLGEDVLNFAYTAALRFRINIPQKCQLQQWPGSDDGSSATIVLNSGWLLIACACALLPAEEWNRFRSRLPRSVEKDFGQRKFSSEDSKLAWWCLKELLRVAMQEEEG from the coding sequence ATGTACTCGGATCTCAGGTTTCCTGAGTTAGTCAGTCCTGAAGAGAATTGGGACAGCATAGCGCGTGCTTGGCTACAGGAGACTGTCCCCCCTAGGGAAATTCGGCAATGGGTTAATTTCCACAGTCATCCCACTCTTCAAATGCATCCAGAAAAGTGGGGAAGCACCGTTTCAGAGTGGCGTGATCCCATTTTGGGGTGTCCATGGGCGCAAGCTTATGTAGATGAGCATTTTAGAGGTCTTTGGGATTGGAAGGGAAGAGTTTGGACCAGTCTGGAAAGCCCGCTTATGCAATTGGCCATCAGTGATCCCTCCTTTCTTAGCCGGATCGCTGCCTTTGCCGGGGCTTTAGTTGCTGTTAAAGAGATTCGAAAGGCAGTAGATCGCAAGACAGTGTTAGAATTGAGAAAGGGACTGGGGGAGGATGTCCTTAACTTTGCATATACCGCGGCCTTGCGTTTTAGGATAAATATCCCACAGAAGTGTCAACTGCAGCAGTGGCCTGGAAGCGACGATGGCTCATCTGCTACTATAGTTCTTAATTCTGGCTGGTTACTAATTGCGTGTGCTTGCGCTCTCTTGCCAGCAGAGGAATGGAATCGATTCCGCAGCAGGCTACCGCGTTCCGTTGAGAAAGATTTTGGGCAACGCAAATTTTCATCAGAGGATTCCAAGCTTGCCTGGTGGTGCCTCAAGGAGCTACTTAGGGTAGCAATGCAAGAGGAGGAGGGGTGA
- the sctJ gene encoding type III secretion system inner membrane ring lipoprotein SctJ — MDPAYQKRKRKKWRRQGIGFLLWCCTLFLTGCETRELHSNLLESDANTMLGVLLARDIQAIKLQGKDKLFSVAVPKSQFAKAVELLQWYGIPQESFSGIGRIFSKSGIVSSPTEEKIRFMYALSQDIAETLSHLDGIVTSRVNLVLPKNNPYSETSTPSSASVFLKCRPGFDATHLLPQIKALVMNSVEGLSYNRISVTIVESRVMDLYSPVETVDSITKVLGVKVSSDSVHILWRVWGISILVAVAVGVIVGGGLFWLFKEIRDRRMVVSSE; from the coding sequence ATGGATCCTGCCTATCAAAAAAGAAAAAGAAAAAAATGGCGGAGACAAGGAATAGGATTCCTCCTATGGTGTTGCACCCTATTTCTTACAGGCTGTGAAACACGAGAACTCCATAGCAACCTCTTGGAGTCCGATGCTAATACGATGCTTGGTGTTTTACTCGCACGAGACATTCAGGCCATAAAACTGCAAGGAAAGGACAAGCTTTTTTCTGTAGCGGTGCCGAAGTCCCAATTCGCCAAGGCAGTTGAATTATTGCAATGGTATGGCATCCCACAGGAATCTTTTAGCGGAATTGGAAGAATTTTTTCCAAGTCAGGTATTGTCTCCTCACCTACCGAGGAAAAGATCCGCTTCATGTATGCACTCAGCCAAGATATTGCAGAAACACTAAGTCACCTGGATGGAATAGTGACATCCCGTGTAAATCTGGTTCTACCAAAAAATAACCCCTATTCTGAGACCAGCACACCATCTTCTGCATCCGTATTCCTCAAATGCCGGCCTGGTTTTGACGCCACTCATTTACTGCCACAGATTAAGGCTCTTGTCATGAACAGTGTTGAGGGACTTTCCTATAACCGAATCAGCGTAACAATCGTAGAATCTAGGGTTATGGACCTGTACTCTCCAGTCGAAACGGTGGATAGCATAACAAAAGTCCTAGGCGTAAAGGTTTCCTCTGATTCGGTTCATATACTGTGGAGGGTATGGGGCATCAGTATCTTGGTAGCAGTGGCAGTCGGAGTCATCGTAGGGGGGGGCTTGTTCTGGCTCTTTAAAGAAATCAGAGATAGAAGGATGGTGGTATCTTCTGAGTAG
- the nusG gene encoding transcription termination/antitermination protein NusG, with product MPLAPKDQWYVVHVLSGQEQKVQENILRRIEAEEMSDLVFDVLIPTERVQEIRRGRKTESARKFFPGYLIVNMHLLTDSNHLVEKTWYFIRETSGVLGFAGKRDCPIPMQKREIESVLAQMKEREDIVKPKVSFEVGDKVKVADGPFQSQNGVVEEIDPDRGKLQVSVSIFGRDTPVELEYWQVERA from the coding sequence ATGCCTTTAGCTCCAAAAGATCAGTGGTATGTAGTGCACGTTCTCTCCGGACAGGAGCAGAAGGTGCAGGAAAATATTCTCCGCCGCATTGAGGCAGAGGAAATGTCTGATTTAGTTTTCGACGTTTTAATTCCCACAGAACGAGTACAGGAAATTAGGCGTGGGAGAAAGACAGAAAGCGCTCGTAAGTTTTTTCCAGGTTATCTCATTGTCAATATGCATTTGCTTACGGATAGCAATCATCTAGTCGAAAAGACCTGGTATTTCATCCGGGAAACCTCTGGTGTCCTAGGATTTGCAGGGAAGAGGGACTGCCCAATTCCTATGCAGAAAAGGGAAATAGAGAGTGTGCTCGCACAAATGAAAGAACGGGAGGACATAGTTAAACCCAAGGTCAGTTTTGAGGTGGGAGACAAAGTCAAAGTGGCGGATGGCCCTTTCCAAAGCCAGAATGGGGTCGTGGAAGAAATCGATCCGGATCGTGGAAAACTGCAAGTTTCCGTCAGCATCTTTGGGCGTGATACACCAGTGGAACTGGAATACTGGCAGGTAGAAAGAGCGTAG
- a CDS encoding preprotein translocase subunit SecE yields the protein MIGRTRKFIVEVKAELGKAQWPWDPREKGFKRYRELSDSTVVVVVAMLLLGGYVATFDLIVVNLVGLLTAP from the coding sequence ATGATTGGAAGGACCCGCAAGTTCATCGTAGAAGTAAAGGCTGAGTTGGGAAAAGCTCAATGGCCTTGGGACCCCCGTGAAAAAGGCTTTAAGCGTTATAGAGAACTGAGTGATTCTACAGTGGTGGTGGTCGTGGCCATGCTGCTCCTTGGTGGATACGTCGCAACTTTTGATCTGATAGTAGTCAATCTAGTAGGCCTCCTAACGGCCCCGTGA
- the tuf gene encoding elongation factor Tu has product MAKEAFKRDKLHCNVGTIGHVDHGKTTLTAAITTCLAKRGKAKAYAYDEIDAAPEEKERGITISTAHVEYESDYRHYAHVDCPGHADYVKNMITGAAQMDGAILVCSAADGPMPQTREHILLARQVGVPSVVVFLNKVDMVDDPDLLELVEMELRDLLSKYGFPGNDIPIVKGSALKALNADPEGERQILELIEAVDKYIPTPERPIDKPFLMPIEDVFNIEGRGTVATGRVERGILKKMEEVEIVGLSRDAKTRKTIVTDIEMFRKLLDEARAGDNVGLLLRGLKKDEVERGQVIAKPNSITGHKKFKAEVYVLSKDEGGRHTPFFSNYRPQFYFRTTDVTGKVQLPEGIEMVMPGDNVTLDVELDAPIAMEKTIRFAIREGGRTVGAGRVSDVLE; this is encoded by the coding sequence ATGGCAAAAGAAGCATTTAAAAGAGACAAACTGCACTGCAATGTTGGGACCATCGGTCATGTAGACCATGGGAAGACGACTCTCACTGCTGCGATTACTACTTGCCTTGCTAAGCGAGGAAAAGCCAAGGCGTATGCTTATGACGAGATTGACGCTGCACCAGAGGAGAAGGAACGTGGCATTACCATTTCTACTGCTCATGTAGAGTATGAAAGCGACTACCGTCACTACGCCCATGTAGATTGCCCGGGGCATGCAGATTATGTGAAGAATATGATTACCGGCGCAGCTCAGATGGATGGTGCCATTCTCGTCTGCAGTGCAGCAGATGGCCCCATGCCGCAAACTCGTGAGCACATCCTTCTTGCCCGTCAAGTTGGTGTGCCATCTGTGGTGGTTTTTTTGAACAAGGTAGACATGGTAGACGACCCGGATCTCTTGGAGCTGGTCGAAATGGAGCTACGGGACTTACTTTCCAAGTATGGTTTCCCTGGAAACGATATTCCCATTGTTAAGGGAAGTGCCTTGAAAGCCCTGAATGCCGATCCTGAAGGAGAAAGGCAGATTCTAGAGCTTATCGAAGCGGTAGACAAATACATTCCTACACCAGAGCGTCCCATTGATAAGCCTTTCTTGATGCCCATTGAAGACGTTTTTAACATCGAAGGCCGTGGAACTGTAGCTACGGGGCGCGTCGAGCGCGGCATCCTAAAAAAGATGGAAGAAGTTGAGATTGTCGGTTTGTCCAGGGATGCTAAAACGAGGAAGACCATCGTAACCGATATCGAAATGTTCCGTAAGCTTCTTGATGAAGCACGCGCTGGTGACAACGTCGGTCTTTTGCTGCGCGGTCTCAAGAAGGACGAAGTTGAGCGCGGACAGGTCATTGCTAAACCCAATTCCATTACCGGTCACAAAAAATTCAAGGCAGAAGTGTATGTTCTAAGTAAGGATGAAGGGGGGCGTCACACTCCTTTTTTCAGCAACTACCGTCCTCAATTCTACTTCCGTACCACAGACGTGACAGGGAAAGTACAGCTTCCTGAAGGTATAGAAATGGTGATGCCAGGGGATAATGTTACCCTTGACGTCGAGCTAGATGCTCCTATCGCAATGGAGAAGACTATCCGCTTTGCTATTCGTGAGGGCGGTCGTACAGTTGGTGCAGGTCGCGTATCAGATGTTCTAGAGTAG
- a CDS encoding lysophospholipid acyltransferase family protein, with protein MLLVDSRGSKEAPEHVNVQPVCLIRNESAFMTLRRKFLTNAIGLLSRAVFATLRLRLEDHSGFTVDPPSFPVIIAFWHNRILAVILAFLRKYPACRRGIFALASPSQDGEILAAVMAAFCIGAVRGSSSRRGSQALLGLTTKLQQGFDIAVTPDGPRGPRYHLHPGLLFLASTTGARILPIHVNFSCAITLRSWDKFRIPLPFSRVEVVIAPYEILAKDIRRSTLEVERARIETLLKNEAD; from the coding sequence ATGTTGCTTGTGGACAGCAGAGGTAGCAAGGAAGCGCCGGAACATGTGAACGTACAGCCTGTTTGCCTTATTCGCAACGAAAGCGCATTTATGACTCTTAGAAGGAAGTTTCTTACCAACGCCATTGGCTTGTTAAGCCGCGCTGTGTTTGCTACGCTGCGCCTGCGGCTGGAGGATCATTCAGGATTTACAGTGGATCCCCCAAGTTTCCCGGTGATTATCGCTTTCTGGCACAATCGGATTCTTGCTGTTATTCTGGCCTTTTTGCGGAAGTATCCCGCTTGCCGGCGTGGTATCTTCGCGCTCGCTAGCCCAAGTCAGGATGGGGAAATCCTTGCTGCAGTTATGGCTGCTTTTTGTATAGGAGCGGTCCGTGGTTCGAGCTCCCGCCGTGGTTCTCAAGCCCTCTTGGGGCTTACTACAAAGTTGCAACAAGGATTTGACATTGCTGTTACCCCTGATGGCCCTCGTGGTCCACGGTATCACCTTCACCCTGGCTTGCTTTTCCTTGCTAGCACTACAGGGGCCCGTATCCTTCCCATACACGTCAACTTCTCCTGTGCCATCACCCTTAGAAGCTGGGATAAATTCCGCATTCCTCTCCCTTTTTCACGAGTAGAAGTAGTTATCGCGCCCTATGAAATACTCGCTAAGGACATTAGACGGAGCACCCTAGAGGTTGAACGTGCCCGCATCGAAACCCTACTAAAAAATGAAGCTGATTGA
- a CDS encoding bifunctional 5,10-methylenetetrahydrofolate dehydrogenase/5,10-methenyltetrahydrofolate cyclohydrolase, with protein sequence MKLIDGIAVAKKVHEETRTRIAALSCRGLRPGLAVVLVGDRPASRVYVRKKAEQCAKLGFHSLRLELPDTITQQELVAHIAVLNADPKIHGILIQSPTPPHINEIEVAHAIDPRKDVDGLHPVNVAKLALEDPSGLVPCTPLGCRRLLLEYQVPISGAHAVILGRSRIVGKPLSLLLMSKGAGGDATVTVVHSRTRNLEKITCQADILISAIGRPHFLSGRHVCEGAVVIDVGINRVECPGTQSGYHLVGDANFKQVAPKCSLITPSPGGVGPMTIAMLLSNTVKACCQIHGLHL encoded by the coding sequence ATGAAGCTGATTGACGGAATTGCTGTCGCGAAAAAAGTTCACGAGGAAACTCGTACTAGGATCGCAGCACTTTCTTGTCGCGGGTTACGCCCCGGACTGGCGGTTGTCCTAGTCGGTGACCGACCAGCCTCACGGGTATACGTCAGGAAAAAGGCTGAGCAATGTGCCAAACTAGGATTTCACTCACTCAGGTTAGAGCTTCCAGACACCATTACTCAACAAGAATTAGTTGCTCATATCGCTGTGCTAAACGCTGATCCGAAGATTCATGGTATCCTTATCCAGTCTCCTACTCCCCCTCACATCAATGAAATTGAGGTTGCACATGCTATTGATCCGAGGAAGGATGTAGACGGGCTCCATCCCGTCAATGTTGCAAAACTTGCGCTAGAGGATCCCTCTGGGTTGGTCCCCTGTACTCCCCTTGGATGTAGACGCCTCCTCTTAGAGTACCAGGTTCCCATTAGCGGCGCCCATGCAGTCATTCTTGGCCGCAGCAGGATTGTCGGGAAACCCCTTTCCCTTTTGCTTATGTCAAAGGGGGCTGGAGGGGATGCCACGGTCACAGTTGTCCACTCACGCACTCGCAATTTGGAAAAAATTACCTGCCAAGCTGACATCCTCATCTCTGCCATAGGTCGACCTCATTTTCTCAGTGGACGACATGTTTGCGAAGGTGCGGTGGTAATTGACGTTGGAATTAATCGTGTAGAATGTCCAGGAACTCAGTCGGGGTATCACTTAGTCGGTGATGCTAATTTTAAGCAAGTTGCCCCTAAGTGTTCACTGATTACTCCATCTCCTGGAGGAGTGGGCCCAATGACCATAGCTATGCTCCTTTCCAATACCGTCAAAGCGTGTTGTCAAATCCATGGTTTACATTTGTAG